In Rutidosis leptorrhynchoides isolate AG116_Rl617_1_P2 chromosome 2, CSIRO_AGI_Rlap_v1, whole genome shotgun sequence, one genomic interval encodes:
- the LOC139893558 gene encoding histone H4, translating to MSGRGKGGKGLGKGGAKRHRKVLRDNIQGITKPAIRRLARRGGVKRISGLIYEETRGVLKIFLENVIRDAVTYTEHARRKTVTAMDVVYALKRQGRTLYGFGG from the coding sequence ATGTCTGGACGTGGAAAGGGTGGGAAGGGGCTCGGAAAGGGCGGAGCTAAGCGTCATCGCAAAGTGCTCCGGGATAATATTCAGGGAATCACAAAACCGGCGATCAGGAGATTGGCTAGAAGAGGCGGTGTTAAGAGGATTAGCGGTTTGATATATGAAGAGACACGTGGCGTGTTGAAGATATTTTTGGAGAATGTGATTAGAGATGCTGTTACGTATACTGAGCATGCCAGAAGGAAGACTGTAACTGCAATGGATGTTGTTTATGCTTTGAAGAGACAAGGAAGGACTTTGTATGGATTTGGAGGTTAA